In Argonema galeatum A003/A1, one genomic interval encodes:
- a CDS encoding DUF1802 family protein: MRSTTHALKEWAVAVDALESGKTIVLLRKGGIREEGNQFKVAQDEILLYPTFEHQQPDLLKPEYAGKVSPVESGWHPETVRIGAWAKITDIFMVSYEPSVKALLPYHIWNEQFVSDRLKWKHRQPVYILLLRTYKLAQPQFVPYRPEYAGCKSWIDLVEPVSIADATPVLSDGEYNKQATAIRAAIANPRSDQLQIKA; the protein is encoded by the coding sequence ATGCGATCGACTACTCACGCACTCAAGGAATGGGCAGTTGCTGTCGATGCCTTGGAGTCAGGCAAAACCATTGTGCTGCTTCGTAAGGGCGGCATCCGCGAGGAGGGGAACCAGTTCAAAGTTGCCCAGGACGAGATTTTACTTTATCCAACTTTTGAACATCAACAACCGGATTTGCTCAAACCAGAATATGCTGGCAAAGTAAGCCCAGTAGAATCCGGTTGGCACCCAGAAACTGTGCGAATCGGTGCTTGGGCGAAGATAACTGATATTTTTATGGTGAGTTACGAGCCCAGCGTAAAAGCACTGCTACCTTACCACATTTGGAACGAGCAATTTGTGAGCGATCGTCTCAAATGGAAACACCGTCAGCCAGTGTATATTTTATTGCTGCGTACTTACAAACTCGCTCAACCTCAATTCGTTCCCTACCGACCAGAATATGCCGGCTGCAAGTCTTGGATCGATTTGGTCGAACCAGTTTCGATCGCGGATGCCACACCAGTACTCAGTGACGGTGAGTACAATAAACAAGCAACTGCCATCCGTGCTGCTATTGCTAACCCCCGATCGGACCAATTACAAATTAAAGCTTAA
- the ggt gene encoding gamma-glutamyltransferase, protein MSLFANQSRIFSRYARFLLFLLIICFSISLFWGQEPTKSAFVPPLRTKKGMVVSAHPLASDAGLSMLRKGGNAVDAAVATAFAISVVEPFSAGIGGGGFLMLHLGQTGEMKALDFRERAPLRATQNMYLDEQGKVRPNASVTGYLAVGIPGTVAGLYEVHRQYGKLPWQETIAPAIRLANEGYVISSLASERFASVSESRKDAILNNPVARQIFAPNGRLLGRGDRVVQRDLARTLQRIAKDPQSFYTGEIARTIADDMAKNGGLITLEDLKSYKPTWRSPLCGTFRVYRICSMPPPSSGGVHLLQILNIIGDTDLKSLGWHHPDALHLLVEAMKIAYADRAVYLGDPDFVNVPVAALTSRAYAVKRRQEISMQRARPSSEVIAVDRDTLQRFVNSKESPETSHISVVDEQRNAVSLTFTINYGFGSGVVVPGTGILLNNEMDDFAIAPGVPNLFGLVGGDANAIAPRKIPLSSMTPTIVTQDGRLRLATGAPGGSTIITTVLQVVLNVLEYDMDVGAAVSAPRIHHQWLPDRLKVEPFGLDVATLEELRRRGHPIEQQTPWGNANAIALTSDGFLEGAADPRAEGSPSGF, encoded by the coding sequence ATGAGTCTGTTTGCCAACCAATCTCGTATCTTTTCCAGATATGCTCGGTTTTTGCTGTTTCTGTTGATTATTTGTTTCTCCATTTCCCTATTTTGGGGCCAGGAACCGACAAAATCCGCCTTTGTTCCGCCACTGCGAACCAAAAAAGGGATGGTGGTTTCAGCTCATCCCCTTGCTTCTGATGCGGGACTTTCCATGCTACGCAAGGGCGGCAATGCCGTAGATGCGGCGGTAGCAACAGCTTTTGCGATTTCAGTGGTGGAACCTTTTTCGGCAGGGATTGGCGGCGGTGGCTTTTTGATGCTGCATTTGGGGCAAACTGGCGAGATGAAGGCGCTAGATTTCCGAGAACGAGCCCCCCTCCGGGCTACGCAGAATATGTATCTGGATGAACAGGGGAAGGTGCGCCCAAATGCCAGCGTTACAGGCTATTTGGCGGTGGGGATTCCCGGTACGGTGGCTGGACTTTATGAAGTGCATCGTCAGTATGGTAAGCTTCCTTGGCAAGAGACGATCGCACCTGCTATCCGTCTGGCTAATGAAGGCTACGTCATCAGTTCTCTCGCCTCTGAGCGTTTTGCTTCGGTGTCGGAAAGCCGCAAGGATGCCATTCTCAATAATCCGGTGGCACGTCAAATTTTCGCTCCCAATGGTAGATTGTTGGGACGGGGAGATCGTGTAGTGCAGCGAGATTTAGCACGCACTTTACAGAGGATCGCTAAAGATCCGCAAAGTTTTTACACTGGTGAAATTGCTCGTACCATTGCCGATGATATGGCAAAAAACGGCGGTCTAATTACTCTTGAAGACCTCAAAAGTTACAAACCAACTTGGCGATCGCCTTTATGCGGTACTTTCCGAGTTTACCGCATCTGTTCAATGCCACCGCCTTCTTCTGGAGGCGTTCACCTCTTGCAAATTTTGAACATTATTGGCGATACCGATCTAAAATCCTTGGGATGGCACCACCCCGATGCGCTGCACCTGCTTGTGGAAGCGATGAAAATTGCTTATGCCGATCGCGCAGTTTATCTAGGCGATCCGGATTTTGTCAATGTTCCGGTTGCAGCGCTCACCAGTCGCGCCTATGCTGTTAAAAGGCGTCAGGAAATTTCTATGCAAAGGGCGCGACCTTCAAGCGAGGTGATAGCAGTCGATCGAGACACTTTGCAGCGTTTTGTTAATAGTAAAGAATCACCGGAGACAAGTCATATCAGCGTTGTAGACGAACAGCGCAATGCGGTCAGCCTTACCTTTACTATTAATTATGGTTTTGGATCTGGTGTAGTTGTGCCTGGAACAGGCATTTTGCTAAACAACGAAATGGACGACTTTGCAATTGCACCGGGTGTACCGAACCTTTTTGGTTTGGTGGGTGGAGATGCAAATGCGATCGCACCCCGCAAAATCCCGCTTTCCAGCATGACTCCGACGATCGTGACTCAAGACGGACGCTTGCGTTTGGCAACTGGTGCGCCGGGTGGCAGCACTATCATCACCACCGTACTGCAAGTCGTACTCAATGTATTAGAATACGACATGGACGTTGGTGCGGCTGTTTCAGCTCCCCGCATTCACCATCAGTGGTTACCCGATCGGCTCAAGGTAGAACCATTTGGCTTGGATGTTGCCACTTTGGAAGAACTGCGTCGTCGGGGACATCCGATCGAGCAGCAAACTCCTTGGGGTAATGCTAATGCGATCGCACTCACCTCAGACGGTTTTTTAGAAGGCGCAGCCGATCCCCGTGCGGAAGGTTCGCCTAGTGGTTTTTAA
- the lipB gene encoding lipoyl(octanoyl) transferase LipB: MISSNSKRFACNNEPPDRVCWLYNQGIVEYSTAWEWQRSLVGERRDNPSLEDILILLEHPPVYTLGQGASLEFLKFAPKQTSWEVHRIERGGEVTYHCPGQLVGYPILNLRYYQQDLHWYLRQLEEVLIRVLADYGLKGERLAGFTGVWLQGRKVAALGIKVSRWITMHGFALNVCPDLEGFKQIVPCGISDKPVGSLAEFIPEIDINQVRQQVAASFAEVFGVHLIEKQSDIYR; encoded by the coding sequence GTGATTTCAAGTAATAGTAAACGGTTTGCTTGTAATAATGAGCCGCCCGATCGGGTCTGTTGGCTGTACAACCAAGGAATAGTGGAGTATTCAACGGCTTGGGAGTGGCAGCGATCGCTCGTAGGGGAACGCCGAGACAACCCCAGCCTAGAGGACATCCTCATATTGCTGGAACATCCACCCGTGTATACGCTGGGACAGGGAGCCAGTCTAGAATTTCTCAAGTTTGCTCCAAAGCAAACAAGCTGGGAGGTACACCGGATAGAGCGGGGTGGTGAAGTGACTTACCATTGTCCCGGTCAACTTGTCGGCTACCCGATTCTGAATTTACGATATTACCAGCAAGACCTGCACTGGTATCTGCGACAGCTGGAAGAGGTGTTAATCCGCGTGCTGGCTGATTACGGATTGAAAGGGGAACGGCTGGCCGGTTTTACAGGCGTCTGGCTGCAAGGACGCAAAGTAGCTGCTCTAGGTATTAAAGTTAGCCGTTGGATTACCATGCACGGCTTTGCTTTAAACGTTTGTCCAGATTTGGAAGGGTTTAAGCAAATAGTGCCTTGTGGGATTTCAGACAAGCCGGTAGGCAGTTTAGCAGAATTTATTCCCGAAATCGATATAAACCAAGTGCGTCAGCAAGTAGCAGCCTCCTTTGCTGAAGTGTTTGGAGTTCACCTGATTGAAAAACAGAGTGATATCTACAGGTGA
- a CDS encoding glycosyltransferase family 4 protein: protein MNILLLSVHPPHGGGSAHSSQELACGLRSLGHEVLHIAPYKQAINLVQYPGLMWIQADGANDLNITPLALSDIDRQFQRAYQNYGPFDYVILGRECFLWHLPAIRRVHGNKPIVLICRGGYINRLASREPIEPSLRQKLIGFYRDCDKIVCIARYLAESIKGVVGVNNTVFLPNPINLPAFNPNTNFSPFNPTYNYQRTSEEPIRLLMAAQLKSRKKPLDAVEIMRILASEGVNVHLTVCGDGPDRTEMLYRIKNYGLEDRIVLKGKVSRQQVLDCMNNVETILLCSESEGRPRVLQEAIAAGKGIVAYDNAGSREVVNEWSDRWPLGRLVSIGDITAASGAILDLARYFRSKPEPLPPPQLPNPIEVLYEYELMLKNLNVQALKAVF, encoded by the coding sequence ATGAATATTCTGCTACTAAGCGTCCACCCTCCTCATGGAGGCGGGTCAGCCCACTCCAGTCAAGAACTTGCCTGCGGATTACGCAGTCTTGGGCATGAAGTTTTGCACATTGCTCCCTACAAACAAGCAATTAATCTAGTGCAATATCCTGGATTAATGTGGATTCAAGCTGACGGGGCTAACGATCTAAATATTACACCCCTGGCATTATCAGATATCGATCGCCAATTTCAAAGGGCCTATCAAAATTATGGCCCTTTCGATTATGTAATTCTCGGTCGCGAGTGCTTTCTCTGGCATCTCCCCGCTATCCGCCGCGTTCATGGCAATAAGCCGATTGTACTTATATGTCGGGGAGGCTACATTAACCGCCTTGCTTCGAGAGAGCCAATTGAACCGTCCCTAAGACAAAAACTGATCGGCTTCTATCGAGACTGCGACAAAATAGTTTGTATAGCCCGCTATCTTGCCGAATCTATAAAAGGTGTAGTTGGCGTCAACAATACCGTTTTCTTACCAAACCCAATTAATCTTCCCGCCTTCAATCCGAATACTAATTTTTCACCCTTCAATCCCACTTACAACTATCAGCGAACATCAGAAGAACCGATTAGGTTACTGATGGCGGCTCAACTGAAATCGAGAAAGAAACCGTTGGATGCGGTGGAAATTATGCGAATTCTAGCAAGTGAGGGAGTGAACGTCCACTTGACTGTGTGTGGCGATGGCCCCGATCGCACAGAAATGTTGTATCGCATCAAGAATTATGGTTTAGAAGACCGCATTGTCTTAAAGGGCAAGGTTTCTCGGCAACAGGTACTCGACTGTATGAATAATGTGGAAACTATCCTGCTTTGTTCGGAGTCGGAGGGGCGGCCCCGCGTGCTTCAAGAAGCGATCGCCGCAGGTAAGGGGATAGTTGCTTACGACAATGCCGGTTCGCGAGAGGTAGTTAATGAATGGTCCGATCGATGGCCTTTGGGTCGTCTTGTTTCTATTGGAGATATTACTGCTGCTAGTGGGGCAATTTTAGATTTGGCTCGCTATTTTCGGTCAAAGCCGGAACCGTTACCTCCGCCACAACTCCCTAACCCGATCGAGGTGCTTTATGAATATGAGTTGATGCTCAAAAATTTGAATGTTCAAGCACTAAAAGCGGTATTTTGA
- a CDS encoding aldo/keto reductase — MEMRRLGTSDVYISPIIMGTWQAGKAAWVGIEDSETIKAIRAAFEAGITTIDSAEVYGQGHSEQIVAQALSDVRDRVVYATKVFANHLKYDQAIEACDRSLKNLKTDYIDLYQIHWPSGAFKSEVVPIEETMKAMNDLKQQGKIRAIGVSNFDRVQIEEVSQYGRIDSLQPPYSLFWRQVEKDAMPYCIENNISILAYSSLAQGLLTGKFRSSHKFEAADNRAKNKLFMGENYERAQSALSKLGPFAEQHQCTLAQLALAWLIAQPQTNAIVGARNAEQSVQNAKASDVKLSPDELAEIDAIGRTVTDYLDDSPIMWNW, encoded by the coding sequence ATGGAAATGCGACGCTTGGGCACCTCCGATGTGTATATCTCGCCCATCATTATGGGTACTTGGCAAGCTGGGAAAGCCGCGTGGGTAGGAATTGAGGATTCCGAAACTATCAAAGCTATCCGGGCAGCTTTTGAGGCGGGTATTACAACGATCGACTCTGCGGAAGTATACGGTCAAGGCCATTCTGAGCAGATTGTCGCACAAGCTTTATCAGATGTGCGCGATCGGGTGGTTTACGCCACCAAAGTTTTCGCCAATCATCTCAAGTATGACCAAGCGATCGAGGCGTGCGATCGGTCCCTGAAAAACCTCAAAACCGACTATATCGACCTTTACCAAATTCATTGGCCTTCTGGCGCTTTCAAAAGTGAAGTTGTACCGATCGAAGAAACGATGAAGGCGATGAACGATTTGAAACAACAAGGAAAAATTCGGGCAATTGGTGTTTCTAATTTTGACCGCGTTCAGATAGAAGAAGTTAGCCAGTACGGACGCATCGATAGCCTACAGCCGCCCTACTCTTTATTCTGGCGTCAGGTAGAAAAAGATGCTATGCCCTACTGCATCGAAAACAATATTTCCATCCTTGCTTATTCCTCTCTGGCGCAGGGATTGTTGACGGGAAAATTCAGATCCAGTCACAAGTTTGAGGCAGCAGATAACCGCGCTAAGAACAAGCTGTTTATGGGTGAGAATTATGAGCGGGCGCAGTCAGCTTTAAGCAAACTGGGGCCCTTCGCCGAACAACATCAATGCACTCTTGCCCAGCTGGCGCTAGCTTGGTTAATTGCCCAACCACAAACGAATGCGATCGTCGGTGCGCGTAATGCCGAACAATCAGTACAAAATGCCAAAGCATCTGATGTCAAACTATCTCCTGATGAACTAGCGGAAATAGACGCCATTGGCCGCACTGTCACCGATTATCTCGATGACAGTCCAATTATGTGGAATTGGTAA
- a CDS encoding endonuclease/exonuclease/phosphatase family protein — translation MIAKRASRAIGPTFILTTVLTILFSLTGYLGELHYILDLTSSFKLQYLVIGFCTFFFFLITRQKAWCILSLFCILINLIEVLPWYLPQTAIATPTAAQQFRLWQSNVLYRNKQYSQVISLVKREDPDLAVFIEVSESWEKELTVLQEILPYSVVHRDDSRFGTAIYSKIPLQKSSIQYLGEGKKTIFAQIKLKDKILSVLTIHTSIPTKKSSFNFRNKELAELGDYIAKIKTPVLALGDFNITMWSPYYKHFVHQTGLRNARYGFGVLPSWPTYYMPLLSIPIDHCLVSPEIKVLKVRTGGNVGSDHLPLITDLVIY, via the coding sequence ATGATAGCCAAACGAGCGTCCCGTGCGATCGGCCCGACGTTTATTCTCACAACGGTTTTAACCATCCTCTTTTCTCTAACTGGCTACCTGGGAGAATTACACTATATTCTAGACCTCACCTCCAGCTTTAAACTGCAATATTTGGTTATTGGATTCTGTACCTTCTTTTTCTTTTTGATTACTCGCCAAAAAGCTTGGTGTATTCTTAGTCTTTTTTGCATTTTAATTAACTTGATTGAAGTGCTGCCGTGGTATTTGCCTCAAACTGCGATCGCCACTCCAACAGCCGCACAACAATTTCGACTTTGGCAGTCCAATGTTTTATATAGAAACAAACAGTATTCTCAGGTAATATCCCTAGTAAAGCGAGAAGACCCAGATCTAGCAGTTTTTATAGAGGTCAGCGAGTCTTGGGAAAAAGAATTAACAGTTTTACAAGAGATTCTTCCCTATTCTGTTGTTCACCGAGATGACTCGCGATTCGGAACAGCTATTTATAGTAAAATACCGCTGCAAAAATCATCAATTCAATATTTGGGTGAAGGCAAAAAAACTATATTTGCACAGATAAAACTTAAAGATAAAATTCTTTCAGTTTTAACTATTCATACTAGCATTCCTACCAAAAAATCTAGTTTTAATTTCCGAAATAAAGAACTAGCAGAACTGGGAGATTATATAGCAAAAATAAAAACACCAGTTTTGGCGCTCGGCGATTTCAATATAACGATGTGGTCGCCGTATTACAAGCATTTTGTACATCAGACAGGCTTGCGGAATGCGCGATATGGCTTTGGCGTCCTACCGTCTTGGCCTACTTATTATATGCCGCTATTATCCATTCCGATAGATCATTGTCTGGTAAGTCCAGAAATTAAGGTTTTGAAGGTTCGGACTGGCGGGAATGTTGGTTCTGATCATTTGCCTTTAATTACCGATTTAGTTATATATTAA
- a CDS encoding anthranilate synthase component I produces MKPTQPWHWRKLPLANRSGSQVFEALFLHPRNKTSDNLETLQSHSCQRIATLLESPVTPNSTHLARYSICAGSPRYIESQPQLWTPPVGDILPFLRRLLNSHHQDEDANMKAESILPAELPFTGGWLGWLGYDLAWEIEQLPQLKADPLPFPTAYWYEPESFAVLDCQQQILWLATTDSAQLDSMQRQLNRADRETGVQNSPSACKTNPITPIFQMSQEDYEAAVRQAQKYIQAGDIFQANLSLRFEAYTPFDSWSIYRALQQINPSPFASYWQTPWGAIISCSPERLVQLSGRQVETRPIAGTRSRGATSTADEQLAEELISNIKEIAEHIMLVDLERNDIGRVCEWGSVKVDELLTIERYSHVMHLVSNIVGTLNPNYDPVDLIRAVFPGGTITGCPKVRCMEIIEELEPVKRNLFYGSCGYLDWRGNLDLNIMIRTLLYTNMSDSTSGAIVFGQVGAGIVADSDPQKEWYESLQKAQAQLNALNLAEIFQSNSASH; encoded by the coding sequence ATGAAACCGACACAACCTTGGCATTGGCGAAAGCTCCCTCTTGCTAATCGTAGTGGATCGCAAGTCTTCGAGGCGCTATTTCTTCATCCCAGAAATAAAACCAGCGACAATCTCGAAACACTGCAAAGTCATTCCTGTCAGCGGATTGCTACCCTCCTAGAAAGTCCAGTTACACCAAACAGCACCCATCTGGCTCGATATTCTATCTGTGCGGGTTCTCCTCGCTATATTGAGAGTCAACCGCAGCTATGGACACCCCCTGTAGGAGACATTCTTCCCTTTCTGCGTCGCCTCCTCAACTCTCATCATCAAGATGAAGACGCGAATATGAAAGCGGAGTCAATACTTCCTGCTGAACTTCCCTTTACAGGCGGTTGGCTAGGATGGCTGGGATATGACTTGGCGTGGGAGATTGAGCAACTTCCCCAACTCAAAGCCGATCCACTTCCTTTCCCAACTGCTTACTGGTACGAACCAGAATCCTTTGCAGTTCTGGATTGTCAACAACAAATTTTGTGGTTAGCCACCACTGACTCCGCGCAACTCGATTCTATGCAACGTCAGCTAAATCGAGCAGATAGAGAGACAGGAGTTCAAAATTCACCGTCAGCCTGCAAAACTAATCCCATCACTCCCATTTTCCAAATGTCTCAGGAGGATTATGAAGCGGCGGTACGACAAGCTCAGAAATATATTCAAGCAGGCGATATTTTTCAAGCTAATTTGTCCTTGCGGTTTGAAGCGTATACCCCTTTTGATAGCTGGTCAATTTATCGAGCTTTGCAGCAGATTAATCCTTCCCCCTTCGCCAGTTATTGGCAGACTCCTTGGGGGGCAATCATTAGCTGTTCCCCAGAAAGGTTAGTTCAATTATCAGGAAGGCAAGTTGAGACTCGACCGATCGCAGGAACGCGATCGCGTGGCGCTACCTCTACGGCTGATGAGCAGTTAGCCGAAGAATTAATCTCAAACATCAAAGAAATAGCCGAACACATCATGTTAGTTGACCTAGAGCGCAATGACATCGGCAGAGTGTGCGAGTGGGGGTCTGTAAAAGTTGATGAACTGCTCACTATTGAACGCTACAGCCACGTCATGCACCTTGTCAGCAACATCGTTGGTACGCTAAACCCAAACTATGATCCTGTAGACTTGATTCGAGCCGTATTTCCCGGAGGGACGATTACTGGTTGTCCGAAAGTTCGCTGCATGGAAATTATTGAAGAACTCGAACCCGTAAAACGCAACTTATTTTATGGTTCCTGCGGTTATCTAGATTGGCGGGGAAACCTCGACTTAAATATTATGATTCGCACTTTGCTATATACTAATATGAGCGATTCTACATCTGGGGCAATTGTTTTCGGACAAGTCGGTGCTGGCATTGTTGCCGATAGCGACCCCCAAAAAGAATGGTATGAGTCTCTCCAGAAAGCACAAGCTCAACTCAACGCTCTAAATCTGGCAGAGATATTTCAGTCAAATTCCGCCAGTCACTGA
- a CDS encoding glycine betaine ABC transporter substrate-binding protein, with protein MKQKRLLTLCLLAICLVVAIASCNPNVNSRGADIVIGSKDFTEQDILGEILAQQIEAKTNLKVDRRFRLGFTYVCHKALLAGQIDAYVEYTGTALTSVLKQKPISDPKLVYQRLKQAYANQFELSVMPSLGFENTFAIIVRGEDAKALNLQTLSQATKYTPQWRGGFGYEFLEREDGFPGLAKTYNLQFAKPPRVMDLGLMYRALIQKQVDMIAGNSTDGQIARLNLVVLKDDKQYFPPYEAVPIVRSATLKKYPQLRQAIQQLGGLITADEMRRLNYLVEGELRDVKEVVREFLQSKGLV; from the coding sequence ATGAAACAAAAGAGATTATTAACGTTGTGCCTTTTAGCTATTTGTTTGGTAGTTGCGATCGCAAGTTGCAACCCCAATGTTAATAGCCGTGGTGCAGACATCGTTATCGGGTCAAAAGATTTCACCGAACAAGACATTTTAGGCGAAATTTTAGCACAGCAAATCGAAGCCAAAACTAATCTAAAAGTAGACCGCAGATTTCGTCTTGGTTTCACTTATGTATGTCATAAAGCTCTATTGGCAGGTCAAATTGATGCCTACGTTGAATATACGGGAACAGCGTTGACAAGTGTTTTGAAACAAAAGCCGATTAGCGATCCGAAACTTGTTTATCAACGATTGAAACAAGCTTACGCCAACCAATTTGAATTGTCAGTCATGCCATCGTTAGGTTTTGAAAACACTTTCGCCATAATTGTGCGGGGAGAAGATGCTAAAGCGTTAAATTTGCAAACTCTTTCCCAAGCTACTAAGTATACACCCCAATGGCGAGGAGGATTCGGCTACGAATTTTTAGAACGGGAAGATGGATTTCCCGGATTAGCAAAAACTTACAATTTACAGTTTGCCAAACCACCCCGCGTGATGGATTTGGGGCTGATGTATCGGGCTTTGATTCAGAAGCAAGTAGACATGATAGCGGGAAATTCAACTGATGGACAAATTGCCCGATTGAATTTAGTAGTTTTAAAAGACGATAAGCAATATTTTCCCCCTTATGAGGCTGTGCCGATCGTGCGTTCTGCTACCTTAAAAAAATATCCCCAACTGCGTCAGGCAATTCAGCAATTGGGCGGATTGATTACGGCAGACGAAATGCGACGTTTAAACTACCTGGTAGAGGGAGAACTGCGAGATGTTAAAGAAGTGGTGCGAGAGTTTCTCCAGTCGAAAGGTTTGGTATAG
- a CDS encoding ATP-binding cassette domain-containing protein: MPPDNQMAVEFRDVTYSLNRRPLVSNLSFTIGPGETVVLLGRSGSGKTTTMKLINSLLTPTTGSVRVEGMSTVEWNPIKLRRQIGYVIQETGLFPHFTVERNVGLVPSLEGWSSDRIRQRVFELLHLVGLDPQVFARRYPHELSGGQRQRVGVARALAADPPILLMDEPFGALDPITRLELQGEFRRLQQDLRKTVVFVTHDIQEAFVLASRVGLMQSGRLVLLGTQEEFLRSQLPEAQAFMQCLKRN, encoded by the coding sequence ATGCCACCAGATAACCAAATGGCTGTCGAATTCCGCGATGTCACCTACTCCCTAAACCGCCGTCCTCTAGTATCTAATCTCAGTTTCACGATCGGGCCTGGGGAAACCGTCGTATTGCTGGGACGCAGCGGCAGCGGTAAGACGACGACTATGAAGCTAATTAATAGCCTGCTGACACCAACTACAGGGTCGGTTCGCGTTGAGGGGATGAGTACTGTTGAGTGGAATCCAATTAAGTTGCGGCGACAGATTGGTTATGTGATTCAAGAAACTGGCTTGTTTCCCCATTTCACGGTTGAGCGTAATGTGGGATTAGTACCTAGTTTAGAGGGTTGGAGTAGCGATCGCATTCGCCAGCGCGTTTTTGAACTACTGCATCTAGTTGGTTTAGATCCCCAAGTATTTGCACGCCGCTATCCCCACGAACTATCCGGCGGACAACGCCAGCGCGTCGGCGTCGCACGCGCACTAGCAGCAGATCCCCCCATATTGCTGATGGATGAACCCTTCGGCGCACTCGATCCCATCACGCGCCTGGAACTGCAAGGGGAGTTTCGTCGGTTGCAACAAGACTTGCGTAAAACGGTTGTCTTTGTCACCCACGATATTCAAGAAGCATTTGTCTTGGCATCGAGAGTTGGTTTGATGCAGTCAGGACGCTTAGTGTTGTTGGGGACTCAGGAGGAATTTTTGCGATCGCAACTACCAGAAGCACAAGCTTTCATGCAATGTCTAAAAAGGAACTAG
- a CDS encoding ABC transporter permease, whose amino-acid sequence MKDFFLFKYGWEILSHTGEHLFLVGISIGIATIVGIPLGILITRQPKFSQPILGIANIMQTIPSLALFGFLISVPPPIGGIGDTPAIVALTLYSLLPIIRNTYVGINGVDPAIREVGRGMGMTDRQLLFQVEIPLAIGVILAGVRVATVIAIGVATIAAAIGAGGLGVFVFRGIAVVNNQLILAGAVPAAVMAVLADFAIGWLEYRLTPTGKRKKEK is encoded by the coding sequence ATGAAGGATTTTTTCCTATTTAAGTATGGCTGGGAAATTTTATCCCACACCGGCGAACACTTGTTTCTGGTAGGCATTTCTATTGGCATTGCTACAATCGTTGGCATTCCGCTTGGCATCCTCATCACCCGCCAGCCGAAATTTAGCCAACCGATTTTAGGCATTGCCAATATCATGCAAACTATTCCTAGTTTGGCGTTGTTTGGCTTTCTAATTTCCGTACCGCCGCCAATTGGGGGAATTGGTGACACTCCAGCAATTGTCGCCCTCACACTTTATTCTCTCCTGCCCATTATCCGCAATACCTACGTTGGCATTAACGGCGTCGATCCGGCTATCCGCGAAGTTGGAAGAGGTATGGGTATGACCGATCGACAACTGTTATTTCAGGTTGAAATTCCATTAGCAATAGGCGTTATTCTAGCAGGGGTGCGCGTAGCTACAGTCATTGCTATTGGTGTCGCTACTATTGCTGCTGCAATTGGCGCTGGCGGTTTGGGAGTGTTCGTTTTCCGGGGTATCGCCGTGGTGAATAATCAACTAATTCTTGCTGGTGCAGTTCCAGCTGCTGTAATGGCTGTTTTGGCGGATTTTGCTATTGGTTGGTTGGAATATCGCCTAACACCAACAGGCAAAAGGAAAAAGGAAAAATGA
- the hpf gene encoding ribosome hibernation-promoting factor, HPF/YfiA family yields MNVVIHGKNIEITDAIREYVHQKIEKAASHFLNVTNEIDVHLSVARNPRINSKQTAEVTIYANGAVIRAEEGSESLYASIDLVADKIARKLRKYKEKRLDKKTQAQPKTSEVVEETPVAADLIGDRTPELPGEVVRTKYFAMPPMTIDEALEQLQLVDHDFYMFCNAETGEINVMYERNHGGYGVIQPRQGNGHSDRKNGKTAHSSNAAPEKSNVHKT; encoded by the coding sequence ATGAACGTTGTGATTCATGGCAAAAATATTGAAATCACCGATGCAATTCGTGAGTACGTACATCAAAAAATAGAAAAGGCGGCAAGCCACTTTCTAAACGTAACCAATGAGATTGATGTGCATTTATCAGTGGCCCGCAATCCGAGGATAAACTCTAAGCAGACTGCTGAAGTGACTATTTACGCCAACGGCGCAGTAATTCGTGCTGAAGAAGGAAGTGAAAGTTTATACGCGAGCATAGACCTAGTAGCTGATAAAATTGCCCGCAAACTGCGGAAGTACAAAGAAAAACGTCTTGATAAAAAGACTCAAGCTCAGCCTAAAACTAGCGAGGTAGTAGAAGAAACGCCAGTAGCAGCGGATTTGATTGGCGATCGCACTCCAGAACTTCCCGGCGAAGTAGTGCGTACCAAGTATTTTGCCATGCCGCCGATGACCATTGATGAAGCCCTAGAACAGCTACAGCTAGTAGACCACGACTTTTATATGTTCTGCAATGCTGAAACCGGCGAAATCAACGTCATGTACGAACGCAACCACGGCGGCTACGGGGTGATTCAGCCGCGTCAGGGGAATGGGCATAGCGATCGCAAAAATGGTAAAACAGCCCACAGCAGTAATGCTGCACCCGAAAAGTCAAACGTACATAAAACTTAA